CATGACAAAATGCCGCATAAATGTTTAGGCCGCTAGAGAACTACAAAACCAACTAGTTAAAGTTTATGCAACACTTAACACAGGTAACAGTTTATCTGTCCCATGAacatattaaattttgtttccatgtctttcAGATTTTTTGTCATTAACTGGAGTCGGTACAAAACAATATTGAACCCCTTTTGTGACGCGATAACGCCCACAAAAGCCAATTCGGCAATGTTAATAGAATCAATGAGGGTGTTTGTTGTACATCTACAACTACTAACGCCACTTCTCACATATCAGCtacatttctattttttttattatgattattagATTATAGAAACAAACCAAGAGTCCAGCGTAAAAcaatttcaagaacaaatatatcAGTAAAGAAGCTACTTTTATGAATTTCATTAGTAGGATTCATACtcagaaaatcaaatttcatgTATATACATCAAAGTTTATGCGATATCATAGGAGCAATATCTAGATCAAATGGGAACCTTGGAAGGTCTAGACCAAAAAGCCTCACCAAGACTACGAAATATGCATCATGTACTTGAAAATTTTGCTATTGATAAAACCAAGCGGAATAAGGATCAGGTAATCAACCTCCTCCTACGGGAAGATGCTGGATTATTTGGATTGTATAACACCTAATTATTACTAAAATAAGAGTTCTACTCATGCTTAATTTGCTTATATGTCTTGGTCACTATATTCCGAACATTTTAGAGGGAAGTTCTCCTGATACCCTATTAAAGCAAATATTTATTGCAGCCGCTACTGATATTTTTTTACCTGGCTTCATAAGATTTTTCAAATACAAGTTCAGCCAGTTTAAAGTATTCACAAACAACTTTGAAACAGGAATTCCAATATGAAATCAGATTTTGTTCATGTGTGGTGCAGTTATAACCACACATAACATAATGCCTGGTGGATACAGGCTTTATGTACACATATATGGTTTCCAGTGTTTAATCATAAAGTACAGACACTATGCACATATTCACACAATAAAAGGGGAATATAGTAAAAACACTtacatctaggccagtttctgAGGCATTGTCATATTACGTCAATGTCATCAACATTCAGCCAATCACTAGAATCCTTGGTTTCGGAATTTCGAGCACTTGAATGCTCAGAACCAGCTTGTCTGCTTAACTGCACCCAATCTCGAGAGTCTTTTGTTGAAGAGTCAGACCCTGATCCAGTTTTTTTATAACTTGAAGCAACATCCTCCTCCTCAAGATCACTGAATGACACGTCCTCTTCATTACCAGCAGGCCCAGAAGTTCCACTTCCACCAACCATTTCAGAACTATCCTCTTTCAACCAGTCATCAGCATCATCCTCATCATAtgcttcatccaaaaatctatTTGCTGAAATAGATGATGATTGTTCTGCAGTCAGATTTACGGGTGCTTCTTTAATCATAGACACATCAGTAGTCTGAGTTACAGGATGTTTCTCCATCTCAAAATCAGACATATCCACAGATGGGGCTGCTTCAACCACAGCAGCTTTAACTTGAAGAGGAACTGATTCTAGTGGGACACTCGTTGGCACAAGGAGATCTTGGTCTCCCTCTTTTGTAGGAAAATCACCTTTCCCAGATAAATCACGTTCTTCATTTTCTGTGCTTCTTTTCTCCAATGTATGGGCTAACATTGCTCTAGCTTCCACTATCTGCACACAttacatgaatttcaagttaAAAGCACATGTCTCTATTTTATGAATTAGTTGCATGTGGTTAAAGTATTTAGACAATAAAGTAAATAACATAATCTTGGGTATACAAGGCATCAACAATGGTTAGGCCATGAAATTTCTGAAATAAGccaaacaaatacatcaaggcaagAACAATCACTACCAATTAGCATTTCACTCACTCGTGGGGTTGATAGAAGATCGGCATCACTTTTGTTGAGTCTAGGGTGCAAGAGTACAAAATAAATCATCCAAAAGCAAGCATCGCTCATATATGCCGGACAAAGTTCCATTCTAAGAGCAGCTAAG
The Arachis duranensis cultivar V14167 chromosome 5, aradu.V14167.gnm2.J7QH, whole genome shotgun sequence genome window above contains:
- the LOC107487638 gene encoding uncharacterized protein LOC107487638 is translated as MSWFARTIANSLRLDDEDEQQHHNPPNANEPHPPNTKPDSDSAIPDPRSPSSPSPASTPRGVKEDLSELTKSISRQLWGVASFLAPPPADHALAAHPAGNLDSDAPPREQEEEEEEEDLIAGIRSDFAEISGRFRSGISKLSENKAVSELTKMASNFLQIRPEEDDYDLEGVVGITEDVVLFARDVAMHPETWLDFPLPHAADSDDFDLSDVQQEHALAVESLAPSLAALRMELCPAYMSDACFWMIYFVLLHPRLNKSDADLLSTPRIVEARAMLAHTLEKRSTENEERDLSGKGDFPTKEGDQDLLVPTSVPLESVPLQVKAAVVEAAPSVDMSDFEMEKHPVTQTTDVSMIKEAPVNLTAEQSSSISANRFLDEAYDEDDADDWLKEDSSEMVGGSGTSGPAGNEEDVSFSDLEEEDVASSYKKTGSGSDSSTKDSRDWVQLSRQAGSEHSSARNSETKDSSDWLNVDDIDVI